In Crassostrea angulata isolate pt1a10 chromosome 6, ASM2561291v2, whole genome shotgun sequence, a genomic segment contains:
- the LOC128188764 gene encoding transmembrane protein 26-like gives MGSFTVARAIIVRLLFACHGLVSIWLLYQVTQEPRFWYLAASFGFLLVETTVTLVRKQGKEWKWFCPSVLIYLTMTVPAIWFLELHELEKRIDHRQSTSFNLSNMSLIEIHNETFDLSAHLGSVLGVKFEIRLPINLSPDEWIRTLEQLLLLLLILGRWMLPKGKLTHDQLSQLLLVYIGTAADIVEFFEAFKEDEVRFNKILCICILGLWSLSLIQFTLVLTAARARRDQSGLVTRHYNVKQGKHGCCAADVYGILISILLQDLPFLVLRILLIFKFNVLSYTNMFFTSKNTLVILLLLYRLVVVFLERRSEDRQQKYNNLKSKSDHSRPVMSSKYNGPGIPRSKPCSGNVTTGEKANLVQRDVCLDVQPSLYKLNQDKILSREKNLDSRF, from the exons ATGGGCAGTTTTACTGTGGCGCGCGCTATTATTGTCCGGCTTCTTTTTGCCTGTCACGGACTGGTTTCAATATGGCTGCTGTACCAGGTGACGCAAGAGCCTCGCTTCTGGTACCTAGCTGCGTCATTCGGGTTTCTTCTGGTTGAGACCACAGTGACCCTGGTGAGAAAGCAGGGAAAGGAATGGAAGTg gtttTGTCCAAGTGTTCTGATATATTTAACAATGACGGTTCCCGCCATTTGGTTTTTGGAACTGCACGAGCTGGAAAAACGCATCGACCACCGCCAATCCACTAGCTTCAACCTTAGCAACATGAGTCTGATCGAAATCCATAACGAAACCTTCGACTTGTCCGCACATCTGGGCAGTGTGTTGGGG GTTAAATTTGAGATTCGATTACCGATCAATTTGAGTCCGGATGAGTGGATCCGCACCCTGGAACAACTGCTGCTGCTGTTACTCATTCTGGGTCGATGGATGTTGCCGAAAGGGAAACTGACACACGACCAGTTGTCGCAGTTACTGCTGGTCTATATAGGAACGGCCGCAGACATCGTGGAATTCTTCGAGGCCTTTAAAGAAGACGAg GTGCGGTTTAACAAAATACTATGCATTTGCATCTTGGGACTGTGGAGCCTCAGTTTGATCCAGTTTACCCTCGTTCTCACTGCAGCACGTGCAAGACGTGACCAATCCGGCCTCGTTACCCGCCACTACAACGTCAAACAGGGGAAACACGGATGCTGCGCAGCAGACGTCTATGGAATACTCATCTCAATCCTTCTTCAAGATTTACCATTCTTGGTTCTGCggattttgttgatttttaaattcaacgTCCTCAGTTATACGAACATGTTTTTCACCTCCAAGAACACTTTAGTCATACTGTTGTTGTTATATCGACTCGTGGTCGTTTTCTTGGAGCGCCGCTCCGAGGACAGACAGCAAAAGTACAACAATCTAAAGTCGAAATCGGATCATTCCCGACCCGTAATGTCCTCCAAGTATAACGGCCCCGGTATACCTCGTTCTAAACCCTGCAGTGGGAACGTCACAACGGGAGAAAAAGCCAATCTTGTCCAAAGGGACGTATGTTTGGACGTACAACCCTCTCTGTACAAGTTAAATCAAGACAAAATACTGAGCCGAGAGAAAAATTTAGATAGTCGTTTCTGA